Proteins from one Prinia subflava isolate CZ2003 ecotype Zambia chromosome 4, Cam_Psub_1.2, whole genome shotgun sequence genomic window:
- the LOC134549437 gene encoding inositol 1,4,5-trisphosphate receptor-interacting protein-like 1, translated as MKAGNSDDVNEGEDGVDGEEEYTDVKVQESSDASEQRGRDWSGQEDSRDGGKEGDHSGFAAIEEEKKAVLKEDGKARNKDEEQGSVNVERSKNEDRKVDGQGDVAASGKEGSDGGKEESGSGGMEDRADRRDGGNKQGILSVDRIDWAVEELERGCSVIAELMESLRRVFVDSVSKTFYPVPEEAIGVGSAFEGWSPREWDGVYRVLVPLNPPPGHTFYLELNSAGQMAARSFSVRVELVCTCQREQQGEELLCLLHHSQKKLQRKPERSLLKTLCTGSYLDVEKTCRWFHGLVKSSWPHVPQSGSWHLAIQPCSRSCQLRLSQGQKSLTLEVFLGVRHGDSDIFVVSQTAEAQEGVSRTFGRSRPAGADFIPSTAWPETCAVAEVKFFRHIARQVPCERLALKCLQVFTCLLRGTGFSSSVWKTVVMHVLTTVLLSRWRSSEFARQLWAIMAYLGRCLQLKRLEPFVLGSKRLPAEISVPPAMRGLEPLNLFEHLARDPAAHREAVHAYGQLRYRLWVLLSSH; from the coding sequence ATGAAGGCTGGCAACAGTGATGACGTAAATGAAGGTGAAGACGGTGTAGATGGAGAGGAAGAATACACAGATGTGAAGGTGCAGGAAAGCAGCGATGCCAGTGAACAGAGAGGCCGTGATTGGAGTGGGCAGGAAGACAGCAGGGAtggtgggaaggaaggggacCATAGTGGCTTTGCTGCaattgaggaagaaaagaaggcagtGTTAAAAGAGGATGGCAAGGCTAGAAACAAGGATGAAGAACAGGGCAGTGTAAATGTGGAGAGAAGCAAGAACGAGGATAGAAAAGTAGACGGTCAAGGTGACGTGGCAGCCAGTGGAAAAGAAGGCAGTGATGGTGGCAAGGAAGAAAGCGGCAGTGGTGGAATGGAAGACAGAGCAGACAGGCGAGATGGTGGAAATAAGCAAGGCATCCTTTCAGTGGATCGCATAGACTgggctgtggaggagctggagagaggtTGCTCAGTGATAGCTGAGCTGATGGAGAGCTTGAGGCGTGTCTTTGTGGACAGCGTGAGCAAGACTTTCTACCCGGTGCCTGAGGAAGCCATTGGGGTGGGCAGTGCTTTTGAGGGTTGGAGTCCCCGTGAGTGGGATGGGGTGTACCGTGTGCTAGTCCCCCTGAACCCCCCGCCAGGGCACACCTTCTACTTAGAGCTGAACAGTGCAGGGCAGATGGCAGCAAGGAGCTTCAGCGTCCGTGTGGAGCTGGTGTGCACGtgccagagggagcagcagggcgaGGAGCTGTTGTGCTTGCTGCACCACTCGCAGAAGAAGCTGCAGCGCAAGCCTGAGCGCAGCCTCCTCAAGACACTGTGCACCGGCTCCTACCTGGACGTGGAGAAAACCTGCCGCTGGTTCCACGGCTTGGTGAAATCCTCGTGGCCGCACGTGCCTCAGTCAGGCTCCTGGCACTTGGcgatccagccctgcagccgtTCCTGCCAATTGCGGCTGAGCCAAGGCCAGAAGAGCCTGACGCTGGAGGTGTTCCTTGGGGTGCGCCATGGGGACTCCGACATCTTTGTGGTCAGCCAGACTGCAGAGGCCCAGGAAGGCGTCTCCAGGACCTTTGGGAGAAGCCGGCCCGCCGGGGCCGACTTCATCCCAAGCACAGCGTGGCCCGAGACGTGCGCTGTGGCCGAGGTGAAATTCTTCCGGCACATTGCCAGGCAGGTGCCGTGTGAGCGCTTGGCCCTGAAATGCCTGCAGGTCTTCACCTGCCTCCTCAGGGGCACaggtttctccagctctgtctggaAGACTGTGGTCATGCACGTGCTGACCACCGTCCTGCTGTCCCGGTGGCGCAGCAGTGAATTTGCACGGCAGCTCTGGGCCATCATGGCATACCTGGGccgctgcctgcagctgaaacGCCTGGAGCCCTTTGTGCTGGGCAGCAAGAGGCTTCCTGCAGAGATCAGCGTGCCGCCGGCAATGCGAGGCCTTGAGCCGCTCAACCTCTTTGAGCACCTGGCCCGAGATCCGGCCGCCCACAGAGAGGCCGTGCACGCCTATGGTCAGCTGCGCTATCgcctctgggtgctgctctccagccactga